A part of Oncorhynchus gorbuscha isolate QuinsamMale2020 ecotype Even-year linkage group LG09, OgorEven_v1.0, whole genome shotgun sequence genomic DNA contains:
- the LOC124042679 gene encoding G-protein coupled receptor 3-like, whose translation MTQNDSDVWFEESSGSGMSTPLSLLDQSDPTAVPEASPLSLWGVALCVSGTLIVSENAIVVAAILATPSLRAPVFLLLASLALADLLAGVALILHFLFLFCVEPTDWSELMTSGLLATSLTASLLSLMGVALDRYLSLSQALTYGSRHSRRCATGLLALVWLGSCLIGSGPVLGWHCLNDITSCSVARPLTRTYLSLLCGGFLLVVMVTLQLYTGICRVARRHAHAIATQRHFLPDDQSYASKHGGRGKGLSRLLLVLGVFVSCWTPFALYGLLGDASSSPLYTYATLVPAAGNSLLNPLLYSLRNRDIRLVLLHACCPHRHNTHRPVDV comes from the coding sequence CCCTGCTGGACCAATCAGATCCCACGGCCGTGCCTgaggcctctcctctcagcctaTGGGGAGTGGCACTGTGCGTATCGGGAACTCTCATCGTGTCCGAAAACGCCATCGTAGTGGCTGCCATCTTGGCTACGCCTTCTCTCCGCGCTCCTGTCTTCCTACTCCTCGCCAGCCTGGCATTAGCCGACCTGCTGGCGGGCGTGGCCTTGAtcctccacttcctcttcctGTTTTGTGTGGAGCCCACGGATTGGTCGGAGCTGATGACGTCAGGGTTGCTGGCGACATCACTGACGGCCTCCCTCCTCAGCCTGATGGGTGTGGCCCTGGATCGTTACCTGTCTCTAAGCCAAGCCCTCACCTACGGCTCCCGCCACTCGCGCCGCTGTGCCACTGGTCTTCTGGCACTCGTCTGGCTGGGGTCTTGTCTGATTGGCTCGGGGCCGGTGCTGGGTTGGCACTGCCTCAATGACATCACATCCTGTTCCGTTGCGCGACCCCTGACCCGGACATACCTGTCGTTGCTCTGCGGCGGCTTCCTTCTGGTCGTCATGGTCACGCTGCAGCTGTACACCGGGATCTGCCGTGTCGCAAGGAGGCACGCCCACGCCATCGCCACGCAGAGACACTTCCTGCCTGACGACCAATCGTATGCCAGCAAGCACGGGGGCCGGGGTAAGGGACTCTCTCGGCTGTTGTTAGTCCTCGGAGTGTTTGTCAGCTGTTGGACGCCCTTCGCCCTCTATGGTTTGCTGGGCGACGCATCGAGCTCGCCCCTGTATACGTACGCTACGCTAGTGCCGGCGGCGGGGAACTCTCTGCTCAACCCTCTGCTGTATAGCCTGAGGAACAGAGACATACGACTGGTGCTGCTGCATGCCTGCTGTCctcacagacacaacacacacaggcctgTTGATGTgtag